The region GGCCTGGTTGCTGGATGTGGTCGGCATTGATACCGCTCATCACGCGCAACAGGTGATGGCACAAGGCTTTCCTTCCCGCATGCAAAAAGATTACCGCGACGCGATTGATGTCCTGTTTGAAGCCAAACGTTACGGTCAGAAAAACGGCCTGGGCTTTTATCAGTGGGAGCAAGATAAAAAAGGCAAAGCACAGAAGAGAGCCGATCCGGCTGTTGATGCACTGCTGGAACCGATTTGCGAGCCGAAACGCGTGTTCAGCGATGAAGACATTGCCAACCGCATGATGTTGCCAATGCTCAACGAAGTGGTGCGTTGCCTGGAAGAGAACATTATCGCTTCTCCGGCTGAAGCCGATATGGCGCTGGTGTACGGATTGGGTTTCCCTCCATTCCGAGGGGGCGCCTTCCGCTATATGGATACGCTCGGCCTTAGCAATCTGGTTGATCAAGCCAAACGCTACACCCCACTCGGCCCGCTGTATGCGGTACCTGAACTGTTAGTGCACAAAGCGCATCAGCACCAAAGCTGGTATCCCGCAGCCCAACCGATTGACGAAGCAACACTGCAAAGTGCCTGAGGTAAAGAATATGGAAAAGGTAGTCATAGTTGATGCGGTACGTACACCGATGGGCCGTTCAAAAGGCGGCGCGTTTCGTCAGGTACGCGCGGAAGATCTCTCGGCGCATCTGATGCGCGAGCTGCTGAGCCGCAATCCCGGCGTTGATCCGGCCTCTCTGGATGACATCATTTGGGGATGCGTGCAGCAGACGCTGGAACAGGGCTTCAACATTGCGCGTAACGCGGCACTGCTGGCAGAAATTCCGCATCGCGTGCCTGCCAGCACGGTGAATCGCTTGTGCGGTTCGTCAATGCAGGCGCTGCACGATGCGGCGCGCGCGATTATGGTGGGCGATGCGCACAGCTGTTTGATTGGCGGCGTTGAACATATGGGGCATGTGCCAATGAGCCACGGCGTGGATTTCCATCCGGGCTTGGGTCGAACGGTAGCGAAAGCCGCTGGCATGATGGGGTTGACCGCAGAAATGCTGGCGCGCATGCATCACATCACCCGTGAGCAACAGGATGCCTTTGCGCTGCGTTCACATCAACGCGCCTGGGCCGCGACCCAGCGAGGCGATTTCAAACGTGAGATCGTGCCGACCTATGGCCACGATGCCGACGGTGTGTTGAAACGCTATGAAACAGATGAAGTCATCCGTGAGGATACCACGCTGGAAGGATTGGCTGCGCTGCGTCCCGCGTTTGACCCGGTTAACGGTACCGTCACCGCAGGCACCTCTTCAGCACTCTCGGATGGCGCCGCCGCCATGTTAATCATGAGTGAAAGCCGCGCCCGCGAACTCGGACTGACCCCGCGTGCGCGCATCCGC is a window of Pantoea rwandensis DNA encoding:
- the fadA gene encoding acetyl-CoA C-acyltransferase FadA, with product MEKVVIVDAVRTPMGRSKGGAFRQVRAEDLSAHLMRELLSRNPGVDPASLDDIIWGCVQQTLEQGFNIARNAALLAEIPHRVPASTVNRLCGSSMQALHDAARAIMVGDAHSCLIGGVEHMGHVPMSHGVDFHPGLGRTVAKAAGMMGLTAEMLARMHHITREQQDAFALRSHQRAWAATQRGDFKREIVPTYGHDADGVLKRYETDEVIREDTTLEGLAALRPAFDPVNGTVTAGTSSALSDGAAAMLIMSESRARELGLTPRARIRSMAVVGCDPSIMGYGPVPASKLALKRAGLSVQDIDLFELNEAFAAQTLPCIKDLGLLDQLNEKVNLNGGAIALGHPLGCSGARISTTLLNLMERRDAQFGLATMCIGLGQGIATVFERV